One Diabrotica virgifera virgifera chromosome 3, PGI_DIABVI_V3a genomic window carries:
- the LOC114325278 gene encoding 60S ribosomal protein L22 gives MPTKTAVPVTKPQGKKPQIRGKGLKKKKVALKFVIDCTHPSEDNLLDVANFENYLKERIKINGKTGNFGAGKSGQHSVTVSRDKNVKIALSAEIPFSKRYLKYLTKKYLKKNNLRDWLRVVASGKDSYELRYFQIDSQEDDDEEDNE, from the exons ATGCCT ACAAAAACAGCCGTTCCAGTTACCAAACCACAGGGGAAGAAACCCCAAATTAGAGGAAAAGGTCTAAAGAAAAAGAAGGTTGCTTTGAAATTTGTGATTGACTGTACCCATCCTAGTGAAGACAATCTTCTAGATGTTGCAAACttt gAAAATTATTTGAAAGAGAGGATTAAGATCAATGGCAAAACAGGAAACTTTGGTGCTGGAAAAAGTGGTCAACATTCAGTTACCGTAAGCAGAGACAAAAATGTTAAAATTGCCCTGTCCGCTGAAATTCCATTTTCAAAAAG GTACCTTAAATACCTTACGAAAAAGTATTTAAAGAAGAACAATCTTCGTGATTGGTTAAGAGTAGTAGCTTCTGGAAAGGACTCTTACGAACTCAGATACTTCCAGATTGACAGTCAAGAAGACGATGATGAAGAAGATAATGAATAA